In the genome of Desulfotomaculum sp., the window AATTAACATTTGGATAACTGCGTACCTGTTCCGCTGTTTTCCGGATCAGGTTGCCGTTGAATCCTCCGCAAAGCCCCCTGTCGGCTGTAATCAGAATAAATGCTACATTTTTAGGTTCCCTTTCTTCCAGCAAGGGGAGCTTGACACCCTTTGCGTAAGTGGAAATTCTGCCTAAAACCTCTTTCATACGCCTTGAATAGGGGCGGGCAGCTATGACTTGATCCTGCGCCTTACGCATTTTGGCCGCGGATACAGCTTTCATTGCCTTTGTTATTTTCTGGGTACTTGTGATACTTTTTATCCGCCGCCGTAAATCCCGCGTGCTAGGCATCTATATATTTCACCACCTTGGCCTTTTAAGCCAGTTGTTTAACTAAGCTAAAAGGTTTTTTTGAACTCTTCGATGCAAGACTTCAACTTTCCTTCCAGGTCGCCGCCCAACTGTCCCGTCTTAGAAATTGTATCGCCTATCTCAGGCTTTGTGGACCGGACAAATTTTATAAATCCGGCTTCGAAAGGCAATACTTTTTCTATCGGAAGGTCGTCAAGGAAGCCGTTAATACCTGCGTAGATAACCATTATCTGCTCTTCGACAGCCATAGGCACATACTGGTTTTGTTTAAGCAGTTCAACCATCCGCTCGCCGCGGGTCAGACGGGCCTGGGTGGCCTTGTCCAAATCTGAACCAAACTGAGCGAATGCAGCCAACTCACGGTACTGGGCCAATTCAATACGCAGACGTCCGGCAACCTGTTTCATAGCCTTTGTCTGAGCGGATCCACCTACCCTTGATACCGACAGACCTACGTTAACAGCCGGCCGTACACCAGCGTTAAACAGGTCGGGCTCAAGGTAAATCTGGCCGTCAGTAATCGAAATCACGTTTGTAGGAATATATGCCGAAACGTCGCCAGCCTGGGTTTCAATAATCGGCAGAGCCGTTATAGAACCGCCTCCCAAACTGTCGTTTAACTTACAGGCTCTCTCCAGCAGGCGTGAATGCAGATTAAACACGTCGCCAGGATATGCTTCACGGCCAGGCGGGCGGCGCAGAAGCAATGAAAGTTCACGGTAAGCAACCGCCTGTTTGGACAGATCATCGTAAACAACCAGGACATGGCGGCCTTCATCCAGGAACTCCTCGCCCATGGCGACTCCTGAATATGGAGCAATATAAAGAAGAGGAGCAGGATCGGACGCTGTGGCTGAAACCACAATGGTGAAATCCATCGCGCCGTGGTCAGATAAAGTCTGGATTACACCTGCCACGGTGGAGGCTTTCTGTCCGATTGCTATATAAATGCAAATAACATCCTTGCCCTTCTGGTTAATTATTGTGTCAACACAGATAGCTGTTTTTCCAGTCTGGCGGTCGCCAAGGATTAATTCCCGCTGGCCGCGTCCGATAGGAATCATCGAGTCAATGGCTTTTAGTCCGGTTTGGATGGGCTGGTTAACACCCCGGCGGGTCATAACACCAGGAGCAATACGTTCGATTGGCCGAAACTTATCACTGGTTATGGGACCTTTTCCGTCCAGCGGACGTCCCAACGGGTTAACAACACGTCCGATCAATGAGTCTCCTACAGGAACAGAGGCAATCCTGCCGGTCCTTTTAACCATGTCTCCTTCTTTGATGTGTGTATATGCTCCTAAAAGCACGCACCCAACATTGTCTTCTTCCAGGTTTAAAGCCATTCCCAGCGTTGGCTCGGCGCCCTCCTGTGGCGCAGGGAACTCGATTAACTCCATCGACATACAGTTCTCGATCCCGTAAACACGGGCAATTCCGTCACCAACCTGGATGACCATGCCAACATCCTGCATTTCAATCTTGGCTTCATAATTTTCTATCTGCTGCCGAATGATCGAACTGATCTCTTCCGGTCGCAAGTTCATTTGCTCTTTTCACCTCAATCCCTTTTAGCTGATTTGTCTTAAGTGCTCTCTTACGCTAGCCAATTTATTGCGGACGCTTCCGTCTATTATTCTGTCCCCTATTCTTACCATCACTCCGCCGATCAAAAGGGGATCCACGCTATAGCTGGACTGGACTTTTTTCCCGGTGAGTTTTTCAAGGGACTTTTCAAGGTCCGCCTTTTCTTTTCCGTTCAGCTCAACTGCGCTTGTGACCTGAACCTGCTCCGTATTGCGGGCTTTGTAGGCCAGTCCTTTAAAAGTTGATACTATGCTATTCAAAAAGGTCTCTCTCTGCCGATCTATTAAAAGAAATAAAAAGTTAAATGTTATACCGGAGATTTGGTCTTTAAAGATGCTTTTCAGAATAGCTTTTTTTTCACTGGGATCAACCTGTGAGTAAAACATGACTTTTTCCAAATCACGTGAACCCTTAATTGTATCCCGAATATTATCCAGTTCCTGTTCCAGCTTGTCTATATTGCCGTCCCGCTCTGCAATCTCAAACAGAGCTCCGGCATACCTGGAACCAACAGCTCCTTCTAGCACGGCAGATCCCCTGCCTCCCTGATGAACTGTTCTACCATATCATGCTGTATATCGGCTGTCATAGTTTTTCCGATAATTTTCCCGGCTACCATGACAGACAACACTGCAACCTGATCTTTTAATTCGCGAACGGCTTTTTCCTTTTCCCGCTCTATTTCCTTTAGAGCGCCGTCCTTTACCCTGTTAGCCTCTTCCTTCGCTGCCGCGATGATTTCCTGAGCCTGGCCCTCGCTTACTTTTGTAGCCTGGGCAATTATAGCCTGCGCTTCTTCACGGGCTTTCCGCATTTCTGCCAGGTACTGCTCATGCAGTTCCTCCGCCTCTTTTCTTTGCTCTTCAGACGTAGCAATATTGTTAGCTATAAGCTCCTGACGGGCTTTAAGCAATCCGGCTATAGGTTTAAAGGCAACCAGTCTCAAAAATATAAGCAGAATTATGAAGTTGACAATCTGGACTAAAAGGGTGGTGTTAAACTCTAACAAGTATTCTCCCCCCTTTGCTTTCTTGAGGAACATTCCTAACAAACGGAAGGCAATAGCAGGATATTAAACGCCCGCTATGCCGTTCCCTGTTAGTTGCATAAATAATTAGGCGCCAACTTTACCAAAAAGCATGAAGGCAATAACCACACCAATGATAGGAATAGCTTCAACAAGACCGATACCGATAAACATGGTCGTCATAAGTTTGCCCTGCGCTTCCGGCTGACGGGCAATACCCGACACGGCTGCGAATGTTGCCAGACCGTCACCAATTCCTGCGCCTAATGCGCCTAATCCTACTGCTATAGCAGCTCCAATGGCAGCACCTGCTCCTACTTCCATCTCTCTCCCTCCTTTCTGTAAGACCTGAAATTTTTAGTGGCCTGAATCACTGACTTTTTGAGCCACATAAACCGTACTTAAGATAGTAAAAATAAAAGCCTGAATCCCGCCTACAAAAATACTGTAAGCCAACCAGATTACCGGAAGAATAAAACCGCCGCACCAATTAATAATTGGCGGCATCATTGTCATGATGACGAGGAGTAACATTTCACCCGCAAAAATGTTTCCGTAGAGACGGAAGGACAGGGTGATTGGTTTTGATACATCCTCCATAATGTTGATGGGCAGGAAAAACACAAATGGCTGTAGAAAATGTTTAAAGAACTTTCCCTTTTGGTAATAGATACCAAGAAATTCAAAAATAATAAACGTAGTTAAAGCAAACGCCACAGTTGTGTTTAAATCAGCTGTGGGTGACGTAAGTGTGGGAATTAACCCCAGTAAATTGGAAAATAGAATAAAAATAAAAAACGTCAGCGGGATACTCATAAATGCAGTTACTTTTGCAGGGTCACTAATTTGCTCCTTGACAAGGCCGATAACGAAATCATAGTACATTTCAAAAATTGTTTGTATTCCATTCGGCTTTTTTAAGGATAAATTACGCGTTGCAGCAACGGTAAAGAGAGCTACCAAGATCATTGTCAGCCATGTTACAATAAGTGTTTTTGGGTTAACATCAATTGAAAAATTGCCAATCATTCCCCAATGCCAGGACCCGGCGGGCTGAAATCCCCAGAAATTTAAAGCATGTTCAGTATGTTCCAACATTCTCAATTATCACCCCCTTTGTCTAAAGATTAATTATTTATTCTTAACAACTATATAAGCAGTCAGCGTTTATTGCAACAACTAAATCTCCTCTGACTACTTAGATTAGTTATGTTTGTAAACCTGTAAATCTTTTTTAGCCTGTTTGGCCATAGCCCCGGCTGCAATAACAGTAAAAATGCCCCAGACCGCGATCATACCCGCGCTGGCGGCAATTGCCGTTACCGGCGAAATTCTATATGCCAAACAAAACATTGCCAAAATAGTTAAAAGACGGATTAAAACACCCGTCAGTAAACTTTTCTGCAGCTTTAATTTAAAATAATCGTCACCGGGATCGATTAATTTTGATCTTCTGGCCATAAAATATGTATTCCACATGCCTGTGCCGATCCCGATAAGCAAGCCCCAGGCTACATTTGGCGCGTAATTTAATGATAAAAGAATTCCACAGGGAATAAGCAAGAATGCGCAAACCTTTAGAGTACTGCCTGCCAGTTGCTCAAAAGGCAGATCCCTCATTCCTTTTTCTCCTCCCCGAATATATTCTCTACAAGCCTTAAGAGACCGGTTATACTTGCCGCCAACCCCAGGAACAGGCATACAATCATCAGCCACGGCCCTGTTCCCAATTTGCTGTCAAGATATTGACCACCCAATATCCCAATCACGATCGGCGCTGCGACCTGAAAACCCAGGGTTGAAGCCAGCGCATAAATTCTTATTATGTTAAATGTCTTTTTTGTTGATTCGTTATTTTTGTCGTTTAGAGCAACCTGTCCCTCTTTAGGGCGTTTTTTTTCTTTCATTCTATAAATACATACCTGCACAATTACAATTATATTATTTTCTACGGGTAATACGCAAATCCTGCATAAAGACCTAAAATTTTTGCTTTAAAATTTTACCGGGCGCAGTATTCGGAGAAAGGCTTCTTGTTATATCCATAATAGTAAAGTATAGCCTGGCAGATGCGTTCTGAAGCCTTCCCATCCCCATATGGATTTACCGCCTCGGACATCCTCTTGTAATGCTGTTGATCATCCAGTAACTGCCGGACCTCGGAAACAACCTTTTCATATTGCGTACCGATTATACGTACTGTTCCCGCCCATACAGCCTCGGGTCTTTCCGTAACATCTCTTAAGACCAGCACCGGTTTGCCCAGAGCCGGGGCCTCCTCCTGAAGCCCGCCTGAATCAGTAAGCACAAGGTAACTGCGGCTCATCAGGTTAATAAATGGTTCATACTCAAGCGGATCAACCAGGTGCACGCGATCAAGGCCGCTTAACAATTCGTCAACGGCGTTTCTAACAATCGGGTTCCTGTGTACCGGAAAGATAAACTCAACGTCCTGGTAAGAATCAACAATTGTATTAAGCGCTCTGTAGACCGATTTCATTGGCCCGCCAAAATTCTCACGCCGGTGAGTGGTCACAAGTATTATTCTGCGGTTTTTATAGTCTATGCCGTTTAAAGCACTATTATTAAAACGATAGTTGTCCTTTAACGTTAAAAAGAGCGCATCAATTACAGTATTTCCGGTAACGAAAATTTTTTCCCTGCTGACGCCCTCTTTTAAAAGGTTGTCCCTGGCCAGGCTGGTCGGCGCAAAATGCAAGTCGGCTATTCCCGCAGTAAGCCGTCTGTTAATCTCTTCCGGAAAGGGGGCATATTTATCCCCCGTACGAAGGCCTGCTTCTACATGCCCTACAGGTATCTGCAAATAATAGGCTGCAAGCGCTGAAACAAAGGTGGTTGTTGTATCTCCGTGAACAAGCGTCAGGTCCGGGCGCTCTTTATTTAATATTTCCCGCAGACCGGAAAGAGCCCTGCAGGTAATCTCAAAAAGGCTTTGTCCGGATTTCATGATATTCAAATCGTAATCCGGCCGGATGACAAAAAGATCAAGTACCTGATCAAGCATTTCCCGGTGCTGGGCCGTTACAGCGACAAGACAGGTGATCTCTTCAGGATAGCGGGCCAGTTCTTTGATCAGCGGCGCCATTTTAATTGCTTCCGGCCTGGTGCCGAACACAACAAGAATTTTCTTATTTCTTCCCACTCTTCAAGCCAGCTTTCTCCTCCATCAGCGCCCTTACTTTTAAAGGCAGACCGAAAATATTGATAAATCCGGTGGCGTCCGCCTGGTTATAAACTTGATCGCTCCCGAAAGTGGCCAGTTCCGGATCGTACAATGAATAAGGCGAAGAAGACCCCGCCGGTGTACAGCTGCCTTTATACAATTTA includes:
- a CDS encoding F0F1 ATP synthase subunit alpha, coding for MNLRPEEISSIIRQQIENYEAKIEMQDVGMVIQVGDGIARVYGIENCMSMELIEFPAPQEGAEPTLGMALNLEEDNVGCVLLGAYTHIKEGDMVKRTGRIASVPVGDSLIGRVVNPLGRPLDGKGPITSDKFRPIERIAPGVMTRRGVNQPIQTGLKAIDSMIPIGRGQRELILGDRQTGKTAICVDTIINQKGKDVICIYIAIGQKASTVAGVIQTLSDHGAMDFTIVVSATASDPAPLLYIAPYSGVAMGEEFLDEGRHVLVVYDDLSKQAVAYRELSLLLRRPPGREAYPGDVFNLHSRLLERACKLNDSLGGGSITALPIIETQAGDVSAYIPTNVISITDGQIYLEPDLFNAGVRPAVNVGLSVSRVGGSAQTKAMKQVAGRLRIELAQYRELAAFAQFGSDLDKATQARLTRGERMVELLKQNQYVPMAVEEQIMVIYAGINGFLDDLPIEKVLPFEAGFIKFVRSTKPEIGDTISKTGQLGGDLEGKLKSCIEEFKKTF
- a CDS encoding F0F1 ATP synthase subunit delta, with translation MLEGAVGSRYAGALFEIAERDGNIDKLEQELDNIRDTIKGSRDLEKVMFYSQVDPSEKKAILKSIFKDQISGITFNFLFLLIDRQRETFLNSIVSTFKGLAYKARNTEQVQVTSAVELNGKEKADLEKSLEKLTGKKVQSSYSVDPLLIGGVMVRIGDRIIDGSVRNKLASVREHLRQIS
- the atpF gene encoding ATP synthase F0 subunit B, whose translation is MFLKKAKGGEYLLEFNTTLLVQIVNFIILLIFLRLVAFKPIAGLLKARQELIANNIATSEEQRKEAEELHEQYLAEMRKAREEAQAIIAQATKVSEGQAQEIIAAAKEEANRVKDGALKEIEREKEKAVRELKDQVAVLSVMVAGKIIGKTMTADIQHDMVEQFIREAGDLPC
- the atpB gene encoding ATP synthase F0 subunit A, with the translated sequence MLEHTEHALNFWGFQPAGSWHWGMIGNFSIDVNPKTLIVTWLTMILVALFTVAATRNLSLKKPNGIQTIFEMYYDFVIGLVKEQISDPAKVTAFMSIPLTFFIFILFSNLLGLIPTLTSPTADLNTTVAFALTTFIIFEFLGIYYQKGKFFKHFLQPFVFFLPINIMEDVSKPITLSFRLYGNIFAGEMLLLVIMTMMPPIINWCGGFILPVIWLAYSIFVGGIQAFIFTILSTVYVAQKVSDSGH
- a CDS encoding UDP-N-acetylglucosamine 2-epimerase (non-hydrolyzing); this encodes MAPLIKELARYPEEITCLVAVTAQHREMLDQVLDLFVIRPDYDLNIMKSGQSLFEITCRALSGLREILNKERPDLTLVHGDTTTTFVSALAAYYLQIPVGHVEAGLRTGDKYAPFPEEINRRLTAGIADLHFAPTSLARDNLLKEGVSREKIFVTGNTVIDALFLTLKDNYRFNNSALNGIDYKNRRIILVTTHRRENFGGPMKSVYRALNTIVDSYQDVEFIFPVHRNPIVRNAVDELLSGLDRVHLVDPLEYEPFINLMSRSYLVLTDSGGLQEEAPALGKPVLVLRDVTERPEAVWAGTVRIIGTQYEKVVSEVRQLLDDQQHYKRMSEAVNPYGDGKASERICQAILYYYGYNKKPFSEYCAR